One region of Sylvia atricapilla isolate bSylAtr1 chromosome Z, bSylAtr1.pri, whole genome shotgun sequence genomic DNA includes:
- the DCP2 gene encoding m7GpppN-mRNA hydrolase isoform X1 encodes METKRAEIPSSVLDDLCSRFILHIPSEERDNAIRVCFQIELAHWFYLDFYMQNTPGLPQCGIRDFAKAVFNHCPFLLPQGEDVHKVLDEWKEYKMGVPTYGAIILDETLENVLLVQGYLAKSGWGFPKGKVNKEEAPHDCAAREVFEETGFDIKDYICKEDYIELRINDQLARLYIIPGVPKNTKFNPKTRREIRNIEWFSIDKLPCHRNDMTPKSKLGLAPNKFFMAIPFIRPLREWISRRNGDSSDSDNGFSSAGSTPSKPNLEKARSRLRCSQQVFTDGFSGEQLVKPKQPQKPYNHSEVSEVLKIKQQSQSLRNNGRKQNQDTSSQKKRTNGLHSQPVKQNHTLKCEKRLNPRRLQDNFETEAAYEMCCSSEDPLPEHLEGHSMACNGHYKFAFSSRAFLSFKFDHDAIMKSFDL; translated from the exons CCGATTTATTTTGCACATTCCAAGTGAAGAGAGAGACAATGCAATCAGAGTATGTTTTCAGATTGAACTTGCCCATTGGTTTTATTTGGATTTCTACATGCAAAACACACCAGGATTACCTCAGTGCGGGATAAGAGACTTTGCTAAAGCTG TCTTCAATCACTGCCCTTTTTTACTGCCTCAAGGTGAAGATGTACATAAGGTTTTAGATGAGTGGAAAGAATACAAAATGGGAGTGCCAACCTATGGTGCAATTATCCTTGATGAGACACTTGAAAAT GTTCTTTTGGTTCAGGGCTATTTAGCAAAATCTGGTTGGGGATTTCCAAAAGGGAAAGTAAATAAAGAAGAGGCACCTCATGACTGTGCTGCTAGAGAG GTTTTTGAAGAAACTGGATTTGACATAAAAGATTATATCTGCAAAGAAGACTACATTGAGCTGCGAATTAATGATCAATTAGCACGGCTGTACATCATTCCAGGAGTTCCCAAGAACACGAAATTCAACCCCAAAACTAGAAGGGAAATTCGG AATATTGAATGGTTTTCTATCGACAAATTACCATGCCACAGAAATGACATGACCCCGAAGTCTAAGCTGGGTTTGGCACCTAACAAATTTTTTATGGCAATTCCCTTCATCAG GCCATTGAGGGAGTGGATTTCCCGAAGGAATGGAGACTCCTCAGATAGTGACAATGGTTTTTCATCTGCAGGAAGCACACCCTCTAAGCCCAACTTGGAAAAAGCTAG ATCCAGACTTCGCTGTAGTCAACAGGTGTTTACAGATGGCTTTTCAGGAGAGCAGTTAGTGAAGCCAAAACAGCCACAAAAGCCATATAATCATTCTGAGGTGTctgaagttttgaaaataaag cagcagagccagagcctgAGGAACAATggcagaaagcaaaaccaagacACTTCCAGCCAAAAGAAGCGAACAAATGGACTGCACAGTCAACCAGTTAAGCAAAACCATACCTTG aaatgtgaaaaaaggCTTAATCCAAGAAGACTTCAAGATAACTTTGAAACAG AAGCAGCATATGAGATGTGTTGCTCCAGTGAAGACCCACTGCCAGAACATTTAGAGGGACATTCTATGGCATGCAATGGCCATTacaaatttgctttttcatcaaGAGCTTTCTTGAGTTTCAAGTTTGACCATGATGCCATAATGAAAAGCTTTGACCTCTGA
- the DCP2 gene encoding m7GpppN-mRNA hydrolase isoform X2, whose protein sequence is METKRAEIPSSVLDDLCSRFILHIPSEERDNAIRVCFQIELAHWFYLDFYMQNTPGLPQCGIRDFAKAVFNHCPFLLPQGEDVHKVLDEWKEYKMGVPTYGAIILDETLENVLLVQGYLAKSGWGFPKGKVNKEEAPHDCAAREVFEETGFDIKDYICKEDYIELRINDQLARLYIIPGVPKNTKFNPKTRREIRNIEWFSIDKLPCHRNDMTPKSKLGLAPNKFFMAIPFIRPLREWISRRNGDSSDSDNGFSSAGSTPSKPNLEKARSRLRCSQQVFTDGFSGEQLVKPKQPQKPYNHSEVSEVLKIKQSQSLRNNGRKQNQDTSSQKKRTNGLHSQPVKQNHTLKCEKRLNPRRLQDNFETEAAYEMCCSSEDPLPEHLEGHSMACNGHYKFAFSSRAFLSFKFDHDAIMKSFDL, encoded by the exons CCGATTTATTTTGCACATTCCAAGTGAAGAGAGAGACAATGCAATCAGAGTATGTTTTCAGATTGAACTTGCCCATTGGTTTTATTTGGATTTCTACATGCAAAACACACCAGGATTACCTCAGTGCGGGATAAGAGACTTTGCTAAAGCTG TCTTCAATCACTGCCCTTTTTTACTGCCTCAAGGTGAAGATGTACATAAGGTTTTAGATGAGTGGAAAGAATACAAAATGGGAGTGCCAACCTATGGTGCAATTATCCTTGATGAGACACTTGAAAAT GTTCTTTTGGTTCAGGGCTATTTAGCAAAATCTGGTTGGGGATTTCCAAAAGGGAAAGTAAATAAAGAAGAGGCACCTCATGACTGTGCTGCTAGAGAG GTTTTTGAAGAAACTGGATTTGACATAAAAGATTATATCTGCAAAGAAGACTACATTGAGCTGCGAATTAATGATCAATTAGCACGGCTGTACATCATTCCAGGAGTTCCCAAGAACACGAAATTCAACCCCAAAACTAGAAGGGAAATTCGG AATATTGAATGGTTTTCTATCGACAAATTACCATGCCACAGAAATGACATGACCCCGAAGTCTAAGCTGGGTTTGGCACCTAACAAATTTTTTATGGCAATTCCCTTCATCAG GCCATTGAGGGAGTGGATTTCCCGAAGGAATGGAGACTCCTCAGATAGTGACAATGGTTTTTCATCTGCAGGAAGCACACCCTCTAAGCCCAACTTGGAAAAAGCTAG ATCCAGACTTCGCTGTAGTCAACAGGTGTTTACAGATGGCTTTTCAGGAGAGCAGTTAGTGAAGCCAAAACAGCCACAAAAGCCATATAATCATTCTGAGGTGTctgaagttttgaaaataaag cagagccagagcctgAGGAACAATggcagaaagcaaaaccaagacACTTCCAGCCAAAAGAAGCGAACAAATGGACTGCACAGTCAACCAGTTAAGCAAAACCATACCTTG aaatgtgaaaaaaggCTTAATCCAAGAAGACTTCAAGATAACTTTGAAACAG AAGCAGCATATGAGATGTGTTGCTCCAGTGAAGACCCACTGCCAGAACATTTAGAGGGACATTCTATGGCATGCAATGGCCATTacaaatttgctttttcatcaaGAGCTTTCTTGAGTTTCAAGTTTGACCATGATGCCATAATGAAAAGCTTTGACCTCTGA